From Triticum urartu cultivar G1812 chromosome 2, Tu2.1, whole genome shotgun sequence, a single genomic window includes:
- the LOC125539338 gene encoding protein CHROMATIN REMODELING 19-like: MRRDFEEISDDEWSNHSFKPSRVLKRPHRSPQPLARPPPPIDSFRYDPKSSSAVGASNGAAVVLSDDDDDFDLGKSAKARRAESSSRVVKRPQHKSPPRRATPSTQSSRHNPKPSKAAILAALSDDDFVPEDDLDPEDDDFDLPASRRSRPRPSTGRRLATAIDLSEEEEDLDLAFEDSDIADDDSDLADDDSDHPAPRSSRPRRTTGRRFVIEDDDDSDGSVAAAVVEVGDEEEDDGVNWSELENEDDEDGDYNGQSSVKAEEVEGDVVGKALRRCSRISVDLRQELYGSSARNCESYAETDASTVRIVTQEDVDAACTSEDMEFNPVLKPYQLVGVNFLLLLHQKGIGGAILADEMGLGKTVQAVTYLNLLQHLYDDPGPHLIVCPASVLENWERELKKWCPSFSIIMFHGAGRTAFSKELSSLGKAGCPAPFNVLLVGYSLFERRSAQQKDDRKALKRWKWSCVLMDEAHVLKDKGSFRWKNLMAVAQHARQRLMLTGTPLQNDLHELWSLLEFMMPDIFATGEVDLKKLLNSEDHELISRIKSILGPFILRRLKSDVMQQLVPKTQHVNFVSMGSEQLKAYNGAANEYRAICEARTAKSSGQYPQNVVGLIPKRQISNYFMQLRKIANHPLLIRRIYSDKDVDRIARLTYPKGAFGFECSLDRAIQALKNYNDFAIHQLLITHGDAGTKGALKDEHVFASAKCQALAELLPSLANNGHRVLIFSQWTTMLDILEWALEVIGITYRRLDGGTPVIERQTIVDTFNNDLSINACLLSTRAGGQGLNLIGADTVIIHDMDFNPQMDRQAEDRCHRIGQQKPVTIYRLVTKESVDESIYAIARRKLVLDAAVLQSGADLDDRTDVPEQTMGEILASLLLV, translated from the exons aTGCGGCGGGACTTCGAGGAGATCTCCGACGACGAGTGGTCGAACCACTCCTTCAAGCCCTCCCGGGTCCTCAAGCGCCCCCACCGGAGCCCTCAGCCGCTCGCGCGGCCTCCCCCTCCCATCGATTCGTTCCGCTACGACCCCAAGTCTTCCTCCGCCGTCGGCGCCAGCAACGGCGCCGCCGTCGTCCTctccgacgacgacgacgacttCGACCTGGGGAAAAGCGCCAAGGCGCGCCGCGCCGAGAGTAGCTCGCGCGTGGTCAAGCGTCCCCAGCACAAAAGCCCGCCTAGGCGGGCCACGCCATCCACCCAGTCCTCCCGGCACAACCCTAAACCCTCCAAGGCCGCCATCCTCGCGGCGCTCTCCGACGACGACTTCGTCCCCGAAGACGACTTGGACCCTGAAGACGACGATTTCGACCTCCCCGCTTCGAGGAGATCGCGGCCGCGCCCTTCCACTGGTCGACGGCTGGCAACAGCCATCGACCTCTCCGAGGAAGAGGAAGATTTGGACCTCGCATTTGAGGACTCCGACATCGCCGATGATGACTCTGACCTCGCAGATGATGATTCCGACCACCCTGCTCCGAGGTCATCACGGCCGCGCCGCACCACTGGTCGCCGATTCGTGATCGAGGACGATGATGACAGTGATGGCTCTGTGGCTGCTGCTGTGGTGGAGGTAGGagatgaagaagaggatgatgggGTGAACTGGTCGGAGTTGGAGAACGAGGATGATGAAGATGGGGACTACAATGGGCAGAGTAGTGTGAAGGCAGAGGAGGTGGAAGGGGATGTGGTAGGGAAGGCATTGCGCAGGTGCTCACGGATTTCGGTTGATCTGAGGCAGGAGCTGTATGGTTCTTCAGCACGGAATTGCGAAAGTTATGCTGAGACAGATGCCTCCACCGTCCGGATTGTCACTCAG GAAGATGTGGATGCCGCATGCACAAGCGAGGACATGGAATTCAACCCGGTGCTGAAACCATACCAGCTTGTGGGGGTCAATTTCCTTCTACTGTTGCATCAGAAAGGCATCGGCGGAG CAATTTTGGCTGATGAAATGGGTCTCGGCAAGACAGTCCAG GCTGTGACTTACCTTAATCTCTTGCAACATCTATATGATGACCCGGGTCCACACCTGATAGTTTGCCCAGCTTCAGTGTTGGAAAATTGGGAAAGGGAACTTAAGAAGTGGTGTCCTTCGTTTTCGATCATCATGTTTCATGGTGCTGGAAGGACTGCCTTCTCAAAGGAGTTAAGTTCCTTAGGCAAAGCAGGATGTCCAGCTCCATTTAATGTCCTACTTGTTGGCTACTCGCTCTTCGAAAGACGGAG TGCTCAACAAAAGGATGACCGCAAGGCACTCAAAAGATGGAAATGGAGTTGTGTATTGATGGACGAAGCACACGTGCTGAAAGATAAGGGCAGCTTCCGATGGAAAAACCTTATGGCTGTTGCACAACATGCTCGTCAGCGGCTAATGCTGACGGGAACTCCACTTCAAAATGATTTGCAT GAGCTATGGTCATTGTTGGAGTTCATGATGCCTGATATATTTGCCACAGGAGAAGTTGATCTCAAGAAGCTATTGAATTCAGAAGACCATGAGTTAATTTCACGTATAAAGTCCATCTTAGGGCCATTCATCCTTAGGCGCTTGAAGTCGGATGTTATGCAGCAACTTGTCCCGAAGACGCAACAT GTTAACTTTGTCTCCATGGGATCAGAGCAGCTTAAAGCTTATAATGGAGCCGCAAATGAGTACCGTGCCATTTGTGAGGCTCGTACTGCAAAATCTTCTGGCCAATATCCTCAAAATGTTGTTGGATTAATTCCAAAGCGTCAAATATCAAACTATTTTATGCAGTTGCGTAAG ATTGCCAATCACCCTTTGCTTATAAGGCGCATTTACAGCGACAAAGATGTTGATCGAATCGCAAGGTTGACGTATCCTAAAGGCGCATTTGGCTTTGAATGTTCCTTGGACAGAGCAATCCAAGCGCTAAAGAACTACAATGATTTTGCTATCCACCAA TTGTTGATTACACATGGTGATGCTGGTACAAAGGGTGCCCTAAAAGACGAGCATGTATTTGCATCGGCGAAATGTCAG GCCTTAGCAGAGCTTCTACCTTCTTTAGCAAATAATGGTCACCGAGTTCTTATATTCAGCCAGTGGACCACAATGCTTGATATCCTTGAATGGGCACTGGAAGTAATAGGAATTACATACAGGCGTCTCGATGGAGG CACCCCAGTAATAGAAAGGCAGACTATAGTGGACACTTTCAACAATGATCTTTCGATAAATgcatgtttgctttcaactagagCTGGAGGTCAGGGGCTGAATCTAATAGGAGCTGATACAGTCATAATACATGACATGGATTTTAACCCTCAGATGGACCGGCAAGCTGAAGATCGTTGCCATCGCATTGGACAGCAGAAACCTGTCACTATCTATAG GTTAGTGACAAAGGAATCAGTTGATGAAAGCATATACGCAATTGCAAGGAGAAAGCTAGTACTGGATGCTGCTGTTCTTCAGTCTGGAGCAGACTTAGATGATAGAACTGATGTACCTGAGCAGACAATGGGAGAGATTCTGGCATCTCTTCTTCTGGTGTGA